One Phocaeicola dorei genomic region harbors:
- a CDS encoding SusC/RagA family TonB-linked outer membrane protein — protein sequence MNLKELARKAISTLFLSMLCLVAFAQTATGLVKDKTGEPMIGVNVLVKGTTNGTITDFDGKFSIPDVPSNATLVVSYIGYLTKEVKSGKDLVIVLEEDNKTLDEVVVIGYGTVKRRDLTGSVASVTGEKLAANPVANVAQALQGQLPGVSVTSQDGRPGAGMSIRIRGGGSITQSNDPLFIVDGVQVSGIDDIPADNIESIDVLKDAASTAIYGARGANGVILVTTKGGKDGRVSVKYNMYYQMKENPKLLETMDPYDYVYNTWAYMKSLGDSYGDGVARYFGLGSKYGNHLNEYKNMTTHNYINDLMQTASSWNHDVSLSGGTDKTKFYSSVNYMDDEGIRVKSGFQRWNANFKLTQKINKKLTADFDLRYSEIEVNGSGFGNATSAYTYRPVDNPLGDASFTAGFGQGDTNMEETSNPLYYLDTVDYIKNMYRIRAKGALTWNIIKGLTAKTELSLNRNWNQEKTWDAGQTEKDNSSAKLKKSDGYGVRWATTLNYEVQGLGDDHNLSFLVGNEVLASKSDYTEIYGVGYPEGFTMDDAFGMINMTTPSLGQDYFKGEIGTPNHTLSWFGRANYSYKGKYLLTATFRADGSSKFAPSHQWGYFPAAAAAWRISDEAFMENTRDWLDNLKLRVSYGTSGSDNIDASLWRETWKTKQITVDGEKVTTYVPGDMKGNPDLKWETTISRNLGVDFGFFNNWVRGSLDYYWNTTKNILMKVPIDAASGYSYQFQNVGKTSNKGIELALGFDIVRGKDFNLGVNLTYNYNKNNIDELMDGVLADTRAMNDWGSSMAKPAYDYIIREGHPVGTIQGFKSEGYYTIDDFTYADGKYTLKPGVPDIQGIVNYPDGVKVLAADGQTAVPGMPKFADTTGDGVVDEDDKTIIGEAMPQHTGGFTINGNWKAIDFSVGFTYQIGGDVYNANAMHSLMGNKDNSAGQNRLKFVSETFKYYDVDTNGDLMLVKDPTALAALNANTNYSSFFSEYGIVSSKFIEDASYLRLNTLTVGYTFPKNWMNKIGLQNARVYFTGSNLFCIDGYSGIDPDVNTKTDGKDGFPTPYFDYQSYPKARTYTFGVNLTF from the coding sequence ATGAATCTAAAAGAATTAGCTAGAAAAGCTATCTCAACTCTCTTTTTGAGTATGCTTTGTTTGGTTGCTTTTGCTCAAACCGCAACAGGTTTGGTGAAAGACAAGACAGGCGAACCCATGATTGGTGTGAATGTATTGGTAAAGGGAACAACCAATGGTACAATCACGGATTTCGATGGTAAGTTTTCAATTCCGGATGTTCCGAGTAATGCTACTTTAGTGGTTTCCTATATTGGGTATCTTACCAAAGAGGTAAAATCTGGAAAAGATTTGGTCATTGTATTGGAAGAAGATAACAAGACTTTGGATGAAGTCGTTGTTATTGGTTATGGTACGGTGAAAAGACGTGATTTGACTGGTTCTGTCGCTTCTGTTACCGGGGAAAAATTAGCGGCTAATCCGGTTGCCAATGTCGCACAGGCTTTACAAGGACAATTGCCTGGTGTGAGTGTGACTTCTCAAGACGGTCGTCCGGGTGCAGGTATGTCTATTCGCATTCGTGGAGGTGGTTCTATTACTCAGTCTAATGATCCCTTGTTTATTGTAGATGGTGTTCAAGTTAGTGGAATTGATGATATTCCTGCTGACAATATCGAAAGTATTGATGTGTTAAAAGATGCTGCTTCTACGGCTATTTATGGTGCTCGTGGTGCTAACGGTGTAATATTGGTTACTACTAAGGGAGGCAAGGATGGCCGGGTTTCTGTCAAATATAATATGTATTATCAGATGAAGGAGAATCCAAAATTATTGGAAACTATGGATCCTTATGATTATGTATATAATACATGGGCATATATGAAGAGTTTGGGAGATTCTTATGGTGATGGAGTTGCCAGATATTTTGGATTAGGATCCAAGTATGGAAATCATTTGAATGAATATAAAAATATGACCACTCATAATTATATAAATGATTTGATGCAGACTGCGTCTTCTTGGAATCATGATGTATCTTTATCTGGTGGTACAGACAAAACTAAGTTTTATTCATCAGTTAACTATATGGATGATGAAGGTATCCGTGTGAAGTCTGGTTTCCAACGTTGGAATGCGAATTTCAAATTGACGCAAAAAATTAATAAAAAGTTAACTGCGGACTTTGATTTGCGTTATAGTGAAATAGAAGTTAATGGATCAGGTTTTGGTAATGCAACCTCTGCTTACACTTATCGTCCTGTGGATAATCCTTTGGGTGATGCTTCTTTTACCGCTGGATTTGGTCAAGGTGATACAAATATGGAAGAAACTAGTAATCCTTTGTATTACTTGGATACTGTAGATTATATAAAAAACATGTACCGTATTCGTGCAAAAGGTGCTTTAACTTGGAATATTATTAAAGGCTTGACGGCAAAGACGGAATTATCGTTAAATCGTAATTGGAACCAGGAAAAGACATGGGATGCAGGACAGACAGAAAAAGATAATAGTTCTGCTAAATTGAAGAAGAGTGATGGTTACGGTGTGCGTTGGGCAACTACTTTGAATTATGAAGTACAGGGGCTTGGAGATGATCATAATTTGTCTTTCTTGGTTGGTAATGAAGTCTTGGCTTCAAAGTCAGATTACACTGAAATATATGGTGTAGGGTATCCTGAAGGATTTACAATGGATGATGCGTTTGGTATGATTAATATGACTACTCCTTCATTGGGACAAGATTATTTTAAAGGTGAGATAGGTACTCCTAATCATACTTTATCTTGGTTTGGTCGTGCTAATTATTCTTATAAAGGTAAGTATCTTTTAACAGCTACATTCCGTGCTGATGGTTCTTCTAAATTTGCACCTAGTCATCAGTGGGGGTATTTCCCGGCTGCTGCGGCTGCATGGAGAATTTCAGATGAAGCTTTTATGGAAAATACAAGAGATTGGTTGGATAATCTAAAACTTCGTGTATCGTATGGTACTTCTGGTTCTGATAATATTGATGCTTCTTTATGGAGAGAAACATGGAAAACAAAACAAATTACAGTGGATGGTGAAAAGGTAACCACTTATGTACCTGGTGATATGAAAGGAAATCCTGATTTGAAATGGGAAACTACTATTAGTCGTAATTTAGGTGTTGATTTTGGTTTCTTTAATAATTGGGTTCGTGGTAGTTTGGACTATTATTGGAATACGACAAAGAATATTTTAATGAAAGTGCCGATTGATGCAGCGTCTGGTTATAGCTATCAGTTCCAAAATGTAGGTAAAACCTCAAATAAGGGAATTGAATTGGCTTTAGGCTTTGACATTGTTCGTGGTAAAGATTTTAATTTAGGTGTAAACTTGACTTATAATTATAACAAGAATAATATTGACGAACTGATGGACGGAGTCTTGGCAGATACGAGAGCTATGAATGATTGGGGCTCATCTATGGCTAAGCCTGCTTATGATTATATTATCCGTGAGGGGCATCCTGTAGGTACTATCCAAGGTTTTAAATCTGAAGGATATTATACGATTGATGATTTTACTTATGCGGATGGTAAATACACGTTGAAACCAGGGGTTCCGGATATTCAAGGTATTGTGAATTATCCGGATGGAGTTAAAGTGCTGGCTGCGGATGGACAAACCGCTGTACCGGGTATGCCTAAATTTGCAGATACAACAGGTGATGGTGTTGTGGACGAGGATGACAAAACGATTATCGGCGAAGCTATGCCACAACATACAGGTGGTTTTACAATTAACGGTAATTGGAAGGCAATCGATTTCTCTGTAGGCTTTACTTATCAGATTGGTGGTGATGTGTATAATGCCAATGCAATGCACTCCTTGATGGGAAATAAAGACAATTCCGCTGGTCAGAATCGTTTGAAGTTCGTTTCTGAAACTTTCAAATATTATGATGTTGATACAAACGGTGACTTGATGCTGGTGAAAGATCCTACAGCTTTGGCGGCTCTTAACGCGAATACAAATTACAGTTCTTTCTTCTCTGAATATGGAATCGTAAGTTCTAAGTTTATTGAAGATGCGTCTTATTTGCGTTTGAATACATTGACAGTAGGTTATACTTTCCCAAAAAATTGGATGAATAAGATTGGATTACAGAATGCACGTGTGTATTTTACAGGAAGTAACTTGTTCTGTATTGATGGGTATTCTGGTATAGATCCGGATGTAAACACGAAGACTGATGGTAAGGATGGTTTTCCTACACCTTATTTTGATTACCAGTCTTATCCTAAGGCTAGAACTTATACCTTTGGTGTTAATTTAACTTTCTAA